From Spiroplasma eriocheiris, the proteins below share one genomic window:
- a CDS encoding Cof-type HAD-IIB family hydrolase has protein sequence MSNIKLIALDMDGTACVFQKGIVEGNIQPIISAQEKGVRVIFATGRPVIISLPEAYKVKMDQYNEYFIGFNGACIYDIANQKIVHTQTINNEHLQLLFKLADKYDVDLWCYTDNLDEVIVNFDALGTHNLECNFFTGKYYQYRELPKITQESYKCLAMNVKETDQFVKEVRLHGIEVAIDAAGTAEINAPGISKYVALEWVAKKLDIDNSEIMAIGDSMNDYTMIKNVGLGIAMGDAQQPLKDVAKDITDIAANAGVAKMINKYVLNS, from the coding sequence ATGTCAAATATTAAATTAATAGCGTTAGATATGGATGGTACAGCTTGTGTATTTCAAAAGGGAATTGTTGAAGGTAATATCCAACCAATTATTAGTGCTCAAGAAAAAGGAGTTAGAGTAATTTTTGCAACTGGCCGACCAGTTATTATTTCGTTACCAGAAGCATATAAAGTTAAAATGGACCAATATAATGAATATTTTATTGGTTTTAATGGGGCTTGTATTTATGATATTGCTAACCAAAAAATTGTGCATACCCAAACTATTAATAATGAACATTTACAACTATTATTTAAATTAGCTGATAAATATGATGTTGATTTATGATGTTATACTGATAATTTAGATGAAGTAATTGTTAATTTTGATGCCCTTGGAACTCATAATTTAGAATGTAATTTTTTTACTGGGAAATATTATCAATATCGTGAATTACCAAAAATAACCCAGGAATCATATAAATGTTTAGCAATGAATGTTAAAGAAACTGATCAGTTTGTTAAAGAAGTAAGATTACATGGAATTGAAGTAGCAATTGATGCAGCAGGAACTGCGGAAATTAATGCGCCCGGAATTAGTAAGTATGTTGCGTTAGAATGAGTTGCTAAGAAATTAGACATTGATAATAGTGAAATTATGGCAATTGGTGATAGTATGAATGACTATACGATGATCAAAAATGTTGGGTTAGGAATTGCGATGGGTGATGCCCAACAACCCTTAAAAGATGTGGCCAAAGATATTACTGATATTGCCGCCAATGCTGGGGTAGCAAAAATGATTAATAAATATGTTCTAAATTCATAA
- a CDS encoding DUF2075 domain-containing protein yields MIIYKATKDKFLEEIKNQSITNIIYTHFLDKKVHVNHKELISWSNSLYQVAEVLIMSDIPGNTGIAIEYMVPYTDKRVDFIISGYNDKEQSVGIIMELKQWEYLEQVNNKDGIVKTYLAGKLRETVHPSYQAWSYVDIMNSFCSAVEERNITLKPISFLHNYELKDVYDPVLDVIYKWYLEYAPVFTKHDKDKLANFIKENIKYGDEGDIIWQIENGKIKPSKFLQESLKSMIENNPEFTLIGNQKVVFEQAKLMFNETMKDNKKRILIVKGGPGTGKSVLAIMFLNYVIQKGKLGKYISKNSAPREVYKFKLKGDHTIKNIDGLFSGSSSLHTFTTNYFDTLIIDEAHRLQEKSGLYANKGENQTKEAINASLFTIFFIDEKQKISLTDNGQILEIEEFANIYNAEIKKMTLTSQFRCNGSDGYLNWIDKVLYNKEMKDEDDNYSFASDYDFQIIDSPSELMKIIKEKNKSNNKSRIVAGYCWDWNSQNDPSAYDIKIGDFIAQWNFKSSEPWAIGQNSVNQIGSIHTSQGLEFEYVGVIIGDDLKYKNNQLIVDFKKRAKNDKTVRGLKKIEKEDPHLAYEKAKEIILNTYRTFLTRGQKGCYVYCTNLDLSNYLKAELNKIKS; encoded by the coding sequence ATGATTATATACAAAGCAACAAAAGATAAATTTTTAGAAGAAATTAAAAATCAAAGTATTACAAATATTATTTATACTCATTTTTTAGATAAAAAAGTTCATGTTAACCATAAAGAATTAATATCATGGTCTAATTCCCTTTATCAAGTTGCTGAAGTTTTAATAATGTCTGATATTCCTGGGAATACTGGTATTGCAATTGAATATATGGTTCCTTATACCGATAAAAGAGTTGATTTTATTATTTCGGGCTATAATGATAAGGAACAATCAGTTGGAATAATTATGGAATTAAAACAATGGGAGTATCTTGAACAGGTAAATAATAAAGATGGAATTGTTAAAACATATTTAGCTGGTAAACTAAGAGAAACTGTTCATCCATCATATCAAGCATGATCTTATGTAGATATAATGAATTCTTTTTGTTCAGCAGTTGAAGAAAGAAATATAACTTTAAAACCAATTTCTTTTTTACATAATTATGAATTAAAAGATGTTTATGATCCAGTTTTAGATGTAATTTATAAATGATATTTAGAATATGCACCAGTATTTACAAAACATGATAAAGACAAATTAGCAAATTTTATCAAGGAAAATATTAAATATGGTGATGAGGGAGATATTATTTGGCAAATTGAAAATGGTAAAATTAAACCTTCCAAGTTTTTGCAAGAAAGTTTAAAATCAATGATTGAAAATAATCCCGAGTTTACGCTAATTGGAAATCAAAAAGTAGTTTTTGAACAAGCAAAATTAATGTTTAATGAAACAATGAAAGATAATAAAAAAAGAATATTAATTGTGAAAGGTGGACCAGGTACAGGAAAATCAGTCTTAGCCATTATGTTTTTAAATTATGTGATTCAAAAAGGCAAACTTGGAAAATATATTTCAAAAAATTCAGCACCCCGAGAAGTTTATAAATTTAAACTTAAGGGTGACCATACAATAAAAAATATTGATGGTTTATTTAGTGGTTCAAGTTCTTTACATACTTTTACAACAAATTACTTTGATACATTAATTATTGATGAGGCTCATCGTTTACAAGAAAAATCAGGGTTGTATGCTAACAAGGGTGAAAATCAAACTAAAGAGGCTATTAATGCTAGTTTATTCACAATATTCTTCATTGATGAAAAACAAAAAATTAGTTTAACAGATAATGGCCAAATTTTAGAGATTGAAGAATTTGCAAATATTTATAATGCTGAAATTAAAAAAATGACCTTAACCTCTCAATTTAGATGTAACGGTTCTGATGGTTATTTAAATTGAATTGATAAAGTTCTTTATAATAAAGAAATGAAAGATGAAGATGATAATTATTCTTTTGCATCAGATTATGATTTTCAAATAATTGATTCACCAAGTGAATTGATGAAAATAATTAAAGAAAAAAATAAAAGCAATAATAAATCTCGAATAGTGGCAGGATATTGTTGAGATTGAAATTCGCAAAATGATCCAAGCGCATATGATATTAAAATTGGTGATTTTATTGCCCAATGAAATTTTAAATCATCTGAACCTTGAGCAATTGGTCAAAATTCAGTAAATCAAATTGGTTCAATTCATACTTCTCAAGGTTTAGAATTTGAGTATGTTGGTGTTATTATTGGTGATGACTTAAAATATAAAAATAACCAGTTAATCGTTGATTTTAAAAAACGTGCTAAAAATGATAAAACAGTTAGAGGATTAAAAAAAATAGAAAAAGAAGATCCCCATTTAGCTTATGAAAAAGCAAAAGAAATTATTTTAAATACATATCGGACTTTTTTAACCAGAGGACAAAAGGGCTGCTATGTTTATTGCACAAATTTAGATTTATCTAACTATTTAAAAGCAGAATTAAATAAAATAAAAAGTTAG
- a CDS encoding nucleotide pyrophosphohydrolase, with amino-acid sequence MNDLINKILKFRNERNWKQFHTLETLSKSIIIEAAELLENFQWSSNPKNLDNVKEEIADIFIYVIELLDLIDISNEDEIVKLVVNKLEINARKYPIELAKDNSLKYNELQKDKK; translated from the coding sequence ATGAATGACTTAATTAACAAAATATTAAAATTTAGAAATGAAAGAAATTGAAAGCAATTTCATACATTAGAAACATTATCAAAATCAATAATTATTGAAGCAGCTGAATTATTAGAAAATTTTCAATGATCTTCAAATCCTAAAAACTTAGATAATGTTAAAGAAGAAATTGCTGATATTTTTATATACGTTATAGAATTATTAGATTTAATTGATATAAGTAATGAGGATGAAATAGTAAAATTGGTGGTTAATAAATTAGAAATAAATGCAAGAAAATACCCCATAGAATTAGCAAAAGATAATTCTTTAAAATACAATGAATTGCAGAAGGATAAAAAATAA
- a CDS encoding Z1 domain-containing protein, translated as MKMTDKNKEKLFALLKTEDDDSTGRTSAIKQFIMLYPEFSYEEVEQFINENVGTKVKINDGEGTNILKNIDENRKHTLFDRYIDKLKTKQTMTNYDIEKLAYDIKRIMHEIDVVEEVPEFLIKGLVIGDIQSGKTANFSGLMSLAYDYGYHSVIVLSGMVNDLRDQTSNRLNDDFGILPDDIDQDLMGEFLLWDTAINNLTNGKDFSKNEWANYRSHIVKPHFFVVKKNASILANVINFFKTELQKTPRLNTKKFLIIDDEADQASLDNSPKNNAHVSKINALICELLSLFKKVSYVGYTATPFGNILADRKINSSNLNLFPNDFVYLLKTSKNYTGYDSFISEYSDLSSQIIRYIPYYEIDILDELLKGNVDLDIIETELNSFYWAINSFIVSSAIIEVQEERGNIVNKLTEKSMLINISAKTFAQSTMSKLIENYLLKLKKWNENEIHNEMKKCFDFEFDCEELSYEDIRPKIINILHQIQCYELNTSDKGKRINLITELVRDQIKKNDYAYSIYIGGHKLSRGLTISGLLVSYFYRNSSFYDAAMQMCRWFGYRGEYIQYTKLFTTDEIINNFINYFDSFELFKHFLSQNLEMGLSAQEIIYQIQYHEKTKPTSRNKMKGAEIAKSYFDNRSQIYDYFYDHKINYKNYTLVDNFLKKYKPDFVSRYFTLYKNISSSEIIKFCKELQLPNLSKKKIDYITSKLELINEENFKNWKIVIPNITKKTAGQVTLGNYDYNLSTKKYERILYNEQTKEKYYKLKVILNSNIEHFEEIKELVLNNEPVTTYLKGKQLVKGDNPVLFIFNAVLGTKNDDKNMSKPLNLYAFMLPQLGHNSKESIDFEPYWVNTSILE; from the coding sequence ATGAAAATGACAGATAAAAATAAAGAGAAATTATTTGCACTATTAAAGACAGAAGATGATGATAGCACAGGAAGAACATCCGCAATTAAACAGTTTATAATGCTATATCCAGAATTTTCTTATGAAGAAGTTGAACAATTTATAAATGAAAATGTTGGAACAAAAGTAAAAATTAATGATGGAGAAGGTACCAACATTTTAAAAAATATTGATGAAAATCGAAAACATACCCTTTTTGATAGATATATTGATAAATTAAAAACCAAACAAACAATGACTAATTATGATATTGAAAAATTAGCTTATGATATTAAAAGAATTATGCATGAGATTGATGTAGTTGAGGAAGTACCTGAGTTTTTGATCAAGGGTTTGGTTATTGGTGACATTCAATCTGGAAAAACAGCAAATTTTTCTGGTTTAATGTCTTTAGCTTATGACTATGGTTATCATTCTGTTATTGTTTTATCCGGAATGGTAAATGATTTACGAGATCAGACATCTAACCGGTTAAATGATGATTTTGGTATTTTACCAGATGATATAGATCAAGATTTAATGGGAGAATTCCTTTTATGAGATACTGCTATTAATAATTTAACAAATGGTAAAGATTTTTCAAAAAATGAATGGGCAAATTATCGTTCCCACATAGTAAAACCACATTTTTTTGTTGTGAAGAAAAATGCTAGCATTTTAGCCAATGTAATTAACTTTTTTAAAACTGAATTGCAAAAGACACCGCGGTTAAATACTAAAAAATTTTTAATTATAGATGATGAAGCTGATCAAGCGTCATTAGATAATTCTCCAAAAAATAATGCTCATGTCTCAAAGATTAATGCCTTAATTTGTGAATTATTATCTTTATTTAAAAAAGTGTCTTATGTGGGCTACACAGCAACTCCCTTTGGAAATATCTTAGCGGATCGCAAGATTAATAGTTCAAATTTAAATTTATTTCCTAATGATTTTGTTTATTTATTAAAAACTAGTAAAAATTATACGGGTTATGATTCATTTATTTCAGAATATTCTGATTTAAGTTCTCAAATTATTAGGTATATTCCGTATTATGAAATTGATATATTAGATGAGTTATTAAAAGGAAATGTTGATTTAGATATCATTGAAACAGAATTAAATTCTTTTTATTGAGCTATTAATTCTTTTATAGTTTCTTCTGCAATTATAGAAGTTCAAGAAGAAAGAGGAAATATTGTAAATAAGTTAACTGAAAAATCAATGTTAATTAACATATCAGCTAAGACTTTTGCCCAAAGTACAATGTCAAAATTAATTGAAAATTATTTATTGAAGCTTAAAAAATGAAACGAAAATGAAATTCATAATGAAATGAAAAAATGTTTTGATTTTGAGTTTGACTGTGAAGAGTTATCATATGAAGATATTAGACCCAAAATAATAAATATTTTACATCAAATTCAATGTTATGAATTAAATACATCTGATAAAGGAAAACGAATTAATTTAATAACAGAATTAGTGAGAGATCAAATTAAAAAGAATGATTATGCTTATTCTATCTATATTGGTGGTCATAAACTTTCTCGAGGCCTAACAATAAGTGGTTTATTAGTTAGTTATTTTTACCGTAATTCTTCATTTTATGATGCGGCAATGCAAATGTGTCGTTGATTTGGTTATCGTGGTGAGTATATTCAATATACTAAATTATTTACAACAGATGAAATTATTAATAATTTCATTAATTATTTTGATTCTTTTGAATTATTTAAACATTTTTTATCTCAAAACTTAGAAATGGGATTGTCAGCCCAAGAAATTATTTATCAAATTCAATATCATGAGAAAACTAAACCAACTTCTCGTAATAAAATGAAAGGTGCCGAAATTGCTAAGAGTTATTTTGACAATAGAAGTCAAATTTATGACTACTTTTATGATCATAAAATAAACTATAAAAATTATACATTGGTTGATAACTTTTTAAAAAAATATAAACCAGATTTTGTATCTAGATATTTTACTTTATATAAAAATATATCTTCTAGTGAAATAATTAAATTTTGTAAAGAACTACAACTTCCAAATTTATCAAAGAAAAAAATAGATTATATTACTTCTAAGTTGGAATTAATTAATGAAGAAAATTTTAAAAATTGAAAAATAGTAATTCCTAACATTACTAAGAAAACGGCAGGTCAAGTAACTCTAGGAAATTATGATTATAATTTATCTACAAAAAAATATGAGAGAATTTTATATAATGAACAAACTAAGGAAAAATATTATAAATTAAAAGTAATTTTAAATTCTAATATTGAACATTTTGAAGAAATTAAAGAATTAGTTTTAAATAATGAGCCTGTCACAACATATTTAAAAGGAAAACAACTTGTAAAAGGTGATAACCCAGTTTTATTTATTTTTAATGCTGTTTTAGGAACAAAAAATGATGATAAAAATATGAGCAAGCCATTAAATTTATATGCCTTTATGCTTCCACAACTTGGTCATAATTCAAAAGAGTCAATAGATTTTGAACCTTATTGAGTTAATACTAGTATTTTAGAATAA